One stretch of Cyanobium sp. Tous-M-B4 DNA includes these proteins:
- a CDS encoding ParB-like protein, with translation MALRLPPYQPLPAPLPGGELLEVPIAQLRPTQLCVGLAEVRSRLRDFGAENARERRSYLGSKPVPLVRSAAGSVWMVDRHHRLRALIEIEPDATAFGYVVLELDSPDPQQVLAALHQRGWLYLYDGRGLGPLPPSALPEQLTGLQDDPYRSLVWKLKQEGVLGAAPLIPFHEFRWGAWLRSRPLPPFSSEQLEPALPRARALARSRAAAHLAGWKGSGSC, from the coding sequence ATGGCCCTGCGCCTTCCCCCATACCAGCCGTTGCCGGCCCCGCTCCCGGGGGGTGAGCTGCTTGAGGTGCCCATCGCCCAGCTGCGCCCGACCCAGCTCTGCGTGGGACTGGCTGAAGTGCGCAGCAGGCTGCGTGATTTCGGTGCCGAAAATGCCCGCGAACGCCGCTCCTACCTGGGCAGCAAGCCCGTGCCGCTGGTGCGCAGCGCTGCTGGCAGCGTATGGATGGTCGACCGCCACCACCGCCTACGGGCCCTGATCGAGATCGAACCCGACGCCACCGCCTTCGGCTACGTGGTGCTCGAGCTCGACAGCCCCGACCCCCAGCAGGTGCTTGCTGCCCTGCATCAACGCGGCTGGCTCTACCTCTATGACGGCAGGGGATTGGGGCCCCTGCCCCCCAGCGCCCTGCCCGAGCAGCTCACAGGCCTACAGGACGACCCCTACCGCAGCTTGGTGTGGAAGCTGAAGCAGGAAGGGGTGCTAGGTGCCGCACCGCTGATTCCCTTCCACGAATTCCGCTGGGGGGCCTGGCTGCGCAGCCGCCCCCTGCCGCCCTTCAGCTCCGAACAACTCGAGCCAGCGCTGCCCCGCGCCCGCGCCCTGGCCCGCTCCCGCGCCGCTGCCCACTTAGCTGGCTGGAAAGGCTCAGGCAGTTGCTAG
- a CDS encoding asparaginase, with protein sequence MTLSSSFGGTARGGVPPLEVRLLRNGIVESRHRVHAVVCDGRGRVLMRAGDPQQLSFVRSALKPFQATVFVSSGAADHCNCGERGLAIACASHTGTAMHAREAFKLLWGAEIEAEQLQCPVPDCGKSPLEHNCSGKHAAFLATCRQLNWSTESYLQKEHPLQQEVLKRVGDLLALPAAELLTARDDCGAPTLQLQLAQMALLYAHLGAGSQADLERLSRAMLAHPELVAGEGRFDTELMRGGHGQVVSKGGAEGIQCLSRVGEGMGVAIKVEDGSARAKQAVALHLLEQLDWLTPIALEELRTRFLIPAPHLRLEVIGELRFD encoded by the coding sequence GTGACCCTGTCCTCCAGTTTCGGTGGCACCGCCCGCGGGGGCGTCCCTCCCCTAGAGGTGCGGCTGCTGCGCAACGGCATCGTTGAATCGCGCCACCGGGTGCACGCGGTGGTTTGCGACGGCCGCGGCCGCGTATTGATGCGGGCAGGAGATCCCCAGCAGCTGAGCTTTGTGCGCTCTGCCCTAAAGCCCTTTCAGGCCACGGTTTTTGTGAGCAGTGGCGCCGCCGACCACTGCAACTGCGGCGAGCGGGGCCTGGCGATCGCCTGCGCCAGCCACACCGGCACGGCCATGCACGCCCGCGAGGCCTTCAAGCTGCTTTGGGGCGCTGAAATCGAGGCCGAGCAGCTGCAATGCCCCGTGCCCGACTGCGGCAAAAGCCCCCTTGAGCACAACTGTTCCGGCAAGCACGCCGCCTTCCTGGCCACCTGCCGGCAACTGAACTGGAGTACCGAGAGCTACCTACAAAAAGAGCATCCTCTGCAGCAGGAGGTGCTCAAGCGCGTGGGCGATTTGCTCGCCCTGCCAGCCGCCGAGCTGCTCACCGCCCGTGACGACTGCGGCGCCCCCACCCTGCAGCTGCAACTGGCCCAGATGGCCCTGCTCTACGCCCACCTGGGCGCCGGCAGCCAGGCAGATCTGGAGCGCCTCAGCCGGGCGATGTTGGCCCACCCCGAACTAGTGGCCGGCGAGGGGCGCTTTGACACCGAACTGATGCGCGGCGGCCACGGTCAAGTGGTGAGCAAGGGAGGAGCTGAAGGCATCCAGTGCCTCAGCCGCGTCGGTGAAGGCATGGGGGTGGCGATCAAGGTGGAAGACGGCTCCGCCCGAGCCAAGCAAGCCGTAGCCCTGCACCTGCTCGAGCAGCTCGACTGGCTAACGCCGATAGCGCTTGAAGAGCTGCGCACCCGCTTCTTGATCCCAGCCCCCCATCTGCGTCTGGAGGTGATCGGCGAGCTGCGCTTCGACTGA
- a CDS encoding CGLD27 family protein has product MPCPVPPEQRPLQEYEQLLASWFFVWPSHDLPGLLRPLATSWLLLLPLSTLVASGSWVLRHHPAQLVLAGMVAAVALPMLLLVRQWLGWNYVHRRLISERVEYEESGWYDGQVWEKPLAWRQQDLLVAQHQVQPVLRRLQQGAALAVILALVGASLCQAL; this is encoded by the coding sequence ATGCCGTGCCCGGTGCCGCCCGAGCAACGGCCCCTGCAGGAATACGAGCAGTTGCTGGCCTCCTGGTTTTTCGTTTGGCCGTCCCACGACCTGCCAGGTCTGTTGCGCCCCTTAGCCACCAGCTGGCTGTTGCTGCTGCCCCTCTCCACATTGGTGGCCAGTGGCAGCTGGGTGTTGCGCCACCACCCTGCCCAGCTGGTGCTGGCGGGCATGGTGGCTGCAGTGGCGCTGCCGATGCTGCTGCTCGTGCGCCAGTGGCTCGGTTGGAACTACGTGCACCGCCGCCTGATCTCCGAGCGGGTCGAATACGAGGAATCAGGCTGGTACGACGGACAGGTGTGGGAAAAGCCCCTGGCCTGGCGCCAGCAGGACCTGCTGGTGGCCCAGCACCAGGTGCAACCGGTGCTGCGGCGGCTGCAGCAGGGTGCAGCCCTGGCGGTAATCCTGGCCCTGGTGGGGGCCAGCCTCTGTCAGGCTCTTTGA
- a CDS encoding DUF2811 domain-containing protein has protein sequence MWPTEASPNSYFVMTAERSHLQRCMEQPSCAEVLVEAEAGSISLEAEVPEVLFDGMREFLRSHPQWDQYRLISSALSSFLFQHGCADKGVSQHYLNGLFLRR, from the coding sequence ATGTGGCCTACTGAGGCCTCCCCAAACTCTTATTTCGTAATGACAGCCGAGCGCAGTCACCTCCAGCGCTGTATGGAGCAGCCCAGCTGCGCAGAAGTTTTAGTGGAGGCTGAAGCCGGCAGCATCAGCCTGGAGGCGGAGGTGCCAGAGGTGTTGTTCGATGGCATGCGTGAGTTCCTGCGCAGCCACCCCCAGTGGGATCAATACCGCTTGATCTCCTCAGCTCTTTCCAGCTTTCTTTTTCAGCACGGCTGCGCCGATAAGGGAGTGAGCCAGCACTACCTCAACGGCCTGTTCCTGCGCCGCTGA
- the rsfS gene encoding ribosome silencing factor produces MADSPAGRSTTHQELDSEQLAKLAAEACDDRKAVDIRLIRVDEVSSLADWFVICSGLSDVQVRAIARSAEDQIEETTGRLPLRREGQKEGRWMLLDYGEVIVHVLTPSERTYYDLESFWGHGEQVRFVSSTPAVSP; encoded by the coding sequence ATGGCTGATTCCCCCGCTGGCAGGTCCACGACCCACCAGGAGCTCGACAGCGAGCAGCTGGCCAAGCTGGCGGCAGAAGCCTGTGACGACCGCAAGGCCGTGGACATTCGTCTGATTCGCGTTGACGAGGTTTCGTCGTTGGCCGATTGGTTTGTGATCTGCAGCGGCCTCTCCGACGTGCAGGTGCGGGCCATCGCCCGCTCGGCTGAGGATCAGATCGAGGAGACCACCGGCCGCCTACCCCTACGGCGCGAAGGCCAGAAGGAGGGCCGCTGGATGCTGCTCGATTACGGCGAAGTGATCGTGCACGTGCTCACCCCCAGCGAGCGCACCTACTACGACCTCGAATCCTTCTGGGGCCACGGTGAACAGGTGCGCTTCGTAAGCTCAACCCCAGCAGTTTCTCCCTGA
- a CDS encoding glycogen/starch/alpha-glucan phosphorylase: MASADSQALKESMQRHLFFSQAKSSSLATSHDHYRCLALAVRDRLLKNWVDTADTYTREHVRTATYLSAEYLLGPHLENNLVNLGLVEAAREACTSLGLSLEELIAEEPEPGLGNGGLGRLAACFQESMATLELPAIGYGIRYEFGIFRQQITPHGQVESTDPWLAHGNPWEVIRPEWSYPVQIGEHTVIGVAYDTPILGYGVNTANTLRLWSAVAPEAFDFASFNAGDYTRAVLRKMQAETLSKVLYPNDELDQGKRLRLSQQIFFVSCSLQDMFRILRGQGLEVTDFHRKFALQLNDTHPAIAVAELMRLLMDEHGIDWDTAWSITTASISYTNHTLLPEALETWGVELFEQLLPRQLEIIYEINTRFLRMARIRYPGDSQILQRISLIEEGPQRRVRMAHLAVVGSHHVNGVAELHSTLLKQHLFADLARIWPERFTNVTNGVTPRRWLAVANPPLAALLDEAIGDRWRTHLEELQGLAAFADDPAFLERWQAVRDLGKQRLAQYMRRELGVLVDHTSLFDVQVKRIHEYKRQHLAALQIVERYLRIRAGEDLPPRTFVFGGKAAPGYALAKLIIRLLVGIADVVNMDPAMDGRLKVVFLPNFSVSLGQLVYPAVDLSEQISTAGKEASGTGNMKMALNGAVTIGTLDGANIEIRDCVGAENFFLFGHTAEQIEQLGHSGYHPMPWIEQDPAVRQALELIGSGYFSEGDGELFHPLLASLTSHDPFRVMADVADYRRAQNAVDEAWLDRGRWARMSLHNTMRCGFFSSDRSIADYAERIWKVGRVPVQASAAAPAP; the protein is encoded by the coding sequence ATGGCCTCAGCTGATAGCCAGGCTCTGAAGGAGTCGATGCAAAGGCATCTCTTCTTCAGTCAGGCCAAGTCCAGCTCCCTGGCCACCAGCCACGACCACTACCGCTGCCTGGCTTTAGCGGTGCGTGATCGCCTGCTCAAAAACTGGGTCGACACCGCCGACACCTACACCCGCGAGCATGTCCGCACGGCCACCTACCTGTCGGCGGAATATTTACTGGGCCCGCACCTGGAAAACAACCTGGTGAATCTGGGCTTGGTGGAGGCAGCCCGGGAGGCCTGCACCAGCTTGGGCTTGAGCCTCGAGGAGCTGATCGCCGAGGAGCCCGAACCCGGTCTTGGTAATGGTGGCTTAGGTCGACTGGCCGCCTGCTTCCAGGAGTCGATGGCGACGCTGGAGCTGCCAGCGATCGGTTACGGCATCCGCTACGAATTCGGCATCTTCCGCCAGCAGATCACCCCCCACGGCCAGGTGGAGAGCACCGATCCCTGGCTGGCCCATGGCAATCCCTGGGAGGTGATCCGGCCGGAGTGGAGCTATCCGGTGCAGATCGGTGAACACACCGTGATCGGCGTCGCCTACGACACGCCGATCCTGGGCTACGGCGTAAACACAGCGAACACCCTGCGGCTCTGGTCGGCGGTGGCTCCTGAGGCCTTCGATTTCGCTTCCTTCAACGCCGGCGACTACACCAGGGCCGTGCTGCGCAAGATGCAGGCGGAGACCCTCTCGAAGGTGCTTTACCCCAACGACGAGCTGGACCAGGGCAAGCGGCTGCGCCTCTCCCAGCAGATCTTCTTCGTTAGCTGCTCCCTGCAGGACATGTTCCGCATCCTGCGGGGCCAGGGTCTGGAGGTGACCGACTTCCACCGCAAGTTTGCGCTGCAGCTAAACGACACCCATCCAGCTATCGCCGTGGCTGAGTTGATGCGGCTGCTGATGGATGAGCACGGCATCGATTGGGATACCGCTTGGTCGATCACCACCGCCAGCATCAGCTACACCAATCACACCCTGCTGCCTGAGGCCCTTGAAACCTGGGGCGTGGAGCTGTTTGAGCAGTTGCTGCCCCGCCAGCTGGAGATCATCTACGAGATCAACACCCGCTTCCTGCGCATGGCCCGGATTCGCTATCCCGGCGATTCCCAAATCCTGCAGCGCATTTCCCTGATTGAGGAGGGCCCGCAGCGCCGGGTGCGCATGGCCCACTTGGCTGTGGTGGGCAGCCACCACGTCAACGGCGTGGCCGAGCTGCACAGCACCCTGCTGAAGCAGCACCTGTTTGCTGATCTGGCCCGGATCTGGCCGGAGCGCTTCACCAATGTCACCAACGGCGTCACACCGCGGCGCTGGCTTGCGGTGGCCAACCCACCGCTGGCGGCCCTGCTCGATGAGGCGATCGGCGATCGCTGGCGCACCCACCTCGAGGAGCTGCAAGGGCTTGCCGCCTTTGCCGACGACCCTGCGTTCCTGGAGCGCTGGCAGGCGGTGCGGGATCTCGGCAAGCAGCGCCTCGCCCAGTACATGCGCCGCGAGCTGGGGGTGCTGGTGGACCACACCTCCCTCTTCGATGTGCAGGTGAAGCGCATCCACGAATACAAGCGCCAGCACCTGGCGGCCCTACAGATCGTGGAGCGCTATCTGCGCATTCGCGCCGGTGAAGACCTGCCGCCGCGCACTTTTGTGTTTGGTGGCAAGGCGGCTCCGGGCTATGCCCTGGCCAAGTTGATCATCCGCCTGCTGGTTGGTATCGCTGACGTGGTCAACATGGACCCGGCCATGGATGGCCGCCTCAAGGTGGTGTTCCTGCCCAATTTCAGCGTCAGCCTGGGCCAGCTGGTGTATCCAGCGGTGGATCTCTCCGAGCAGATCTCCACCGCTGGCAAGGAGGCCTCCGGTACCGGCAACATGAAGATGGCTCTCAATGGTGCGGTCACGATTGGCACCCTCGATGGGGCCAACATCGAAATCCGCGATTGCGTTGGGGCGGAGAACTTCTTTCTCTTTGGCCACACAGCGGAGCAGATCGAGCAGCTGGGCCACAGCGGTTATCACCCGATGCCCTGGATCGAGCAGGACCCGGCCGTGCGCCAGGCCCTGGAGTTGATCGGCTCGGGCTACTTCAGCGAGGGTGATGGCGAGCTCTTCCACCCCTTGCTTGCCAGCCTCACCAGCCACGACCCCTTCCGGGTGATGGCGGATGTGGCCGACTACCGCCGGGCTCAAAATGCCGTGGATGAAGCCTGGCTCGACCGGGGCCGCTGGGCGCGGATGTCGCTGCACAACACGATGCGCTGTGGCTTCTTCAGCAGTGATCGCTCGATCGCTGATTACGCCGAGCGCATCTGGAAGGTGGGCCGGGTGCCGGTGCAGGCCAGCGCCGCTGCTCCGGCGCCCTAG
- a CDS encoding sirohydrochlorin chelatase, whose translation MASPSHPDLSAGPHGPIGVLVCGHGSRNRLAVAEFAELAKGLQARLPEVPVEYGYLEFARPILRDGLEALRARGVSHVLAVPAMLFAAGHAKNDIPSVLNTYAAETGLRIDYGRELGVDLKMIQAAGARIREVLDGAAAEVPLHETMLVVVGRGSSDPDANSNVAKVTRMLVEGFGFGWGETVYSGVTFPLVEPGLRQVVRLGYRRVVVFPYFLFSGVLVSRIQQHTERVAQDHPEVEFLKASYLADHPLVLDTFVERVAEVVRGDANMNCSLCKYRAQVLGFETEVGAPQHSHHHHVEGLTDGCDLCERECTGACQPDGVPIPVGGHSHDDSHGHSHDHGHSHDHGHSHHHPPYPHADHPLGPTTLRQGSSS comes from the coding sequence ATGGCTTCCCCCTCCCATCCCGACCTGAGTGCTGGCCCCCACGGCCCGATCGGGGTGCTGGTTTGCGGCCACGGCAGCCGCAATCGGCTGGCAGTAGCCGAATTTGCCGAGCTGGCTAAGGGCCTCCAAGCACGGCTGCCCGAGGTGCCTGTGGAATACGGCTACCTGGAATTTGCCAGGCCGATCCTGCGCGATGGCCTGGAGGCGCTGCGGGCTCGTGGCGTAAGCCACGTGCTTGCCGTGCCGGCCATGTTGTTTGCAGCGGGCCACGCCAAAAACGACATCCCCTCGGTGCTCAATACCTACGCGGCCGAGACGGGCCTGCGTATCGACTACGGCCGCGAACTGGGCGTTGACCTGAAGATGATTCAGGCGGCCGGGGCCCGGATTCGCGAAGTTCTCGATGGGGCCGCTGCAGAGGTGCCCCTGCACGAAACAATGTTGGTCGTGGTGGGCCGGGGCTCGTCCGACCCCGATGCCAATTCCAATGTCGCCAAGGTGACGCGGATGTTGGTGGAGGGTTTTGGTTTTGGCTGGGGTGAAACGGTTTATTCCGGGGTCACCTTTCCGTTGGTGGAGCCTGGACTGCGCCAAGTGGTGAGACTTGGCTATCGCCGGGTTGTCGTTTTCCCCTATTTCCTGTTCTCCGGGGTGCTGGTGAGCCGGATCCAGCAGCACACCGAGAGGGTGGCCCAGGACCATCCCGAGGTGGAGTTCCTGAAGGCCTCCTATCTGGCTGATCACCCCCTAGTGCTGGACACCTTTGTGGAGCGGGTGGCTGAGGTGGTGCGCGGTGACGCCAACATGAATTGTTCGCTGTGCAAATACCGGGCCCAAGTGCTCGGCTTTGAGACTGAGGTTGGGGCGCCCCAGCACAGCCACCATCACCACGTTGAGGGGCTCACCGACGGCTGTGACCTCTGTGAGCGCGAGTGCACCGGTGCCTGCCAGCCCGATGGCGTGCCGATTCCAGTGGGCGGCCATAGCCACGATGACTCCCACGGGCACAGCCATGACCACGGCCACAGCCACGACCACGGGCACAGCCATCACCATCCGCCCTACCCCCACGCGGACCATCCCCTCGGTCCCACAACCCTGCGCCAGGGCAGCAGCAGCTGA
- a CDS encoding DUF3318 domain-containing protein, with product MSELQRLKGLLPPELQSWVFVEAAASVEPPLITIEEIGRDEVEIQVDLESWDGLAIDHRNLLFWHEVGRVQNDAVPRDGWEMAALAIGLGGAIGELWVQDGLLLVMALGLSGFAGYRLYLKNNSEKRLQDAIAADERAIDLATRFGYTLPNAYKSLGGALKELVEQTRKKKKRAFYEDRLEALRKSAGKARAEMAQQQGSRQSVTSENVYG from the coding sequence ATGAGTGAGCTCCAGCGCCTGAAAGGGCTGCTGCCCCCTGAATTGCAGAGCTGGGTATTTGTCGAAGCGGCCGCCTCGGTGGAACCGCCCCTGATCACCATCGAGGAGATCGGCCGCGATGAAGTCGAAATTCAGGTCGACCTGGAAAGCTGGGATGGGCTGGCAATCGATCATCGCAATCTGCTGTTTTGGCACGAGGTGGGCCGCGTCCAGAACGATGCGGTGCCCCGCGACGGTTGGGAGATGGCGGCCCTGGCGATCGGCCTGGGTGGAGCCATCGGTGAGCTGTGGGTGCAGGACGGCCTCCTACTGGTAATGGCCCTGGGCCTATCCGGCTTTGCCGGCTACCGCCTTTACCTCAAAAACAACTCCGAAAAGCGACTGCAGGACGCCATCGCCGCCGATGAGCGGGCCATCGACCTAGCCACCCGCTTCGGTTACACCCTGCCCAATGCCTACAAGAGCCTGGGCGGCGCCCTCAAGGAGCTGGTGGAGCAGACCCGCAAGAAAAAGAAGCGCGCCTTCTACGAAGACCGGCTCGAGGCACTGCGCAAGAGTGCCGGCAAGGCCCGGGCTGAAATGGCCCAGCAACAGGGCTCGCGTCAATCCGTCACCAGTGAGAACGTCTATGGCTGA
- a CDS encoding GMC oxidoreductase: MAIPASVTQPDAIVVGSGATGGVAAMVLAEAGLRVLVLEAGPELSSRQAFGSEPLNTARRVAHIASGQQRLQRHHPGFWKHNPQLFVDERLNPYSTPDDAPFLWSRGRQVGGKSLTWGGITLRLSDYEFGAAERDGQGASWPIGSTELAPYYTRLEQLLEVHGACDGLPQLPDGHFQAPLPFTPGERHLQRRIGDELGLPLIHSRGFNLHRGAGWPRSASQGRTLARALATGRTQVRSNAVVSHLLLDGDRARGVVLVDGKSAAHERIEAPLVVLCASTIETLRILLHSSEAHQRGGLIDPSGSLGRYLMDHISSSRFFSIPGVPALDGPSELSGAGSCFIPNTVNLDAGSEADFCGGYGLWTALQRFDPPALLQRRRGEAVGFLIGHGDVQPNADNQVTLNGEQLDAWGLPTAHINCRWGANEQRLVAHMHRRMEAVVAAGGGQIRPIEELFVLPLLEPWIRTSLAVSPEAPPPGYYIHELGGARMASQPEAGVVNHLNQCWGAPNVLVVDGACWPRAGWQSPTLTEMAITWRACEAAAARLRQGAP, translated from the coding sequence ATGGCCATCCCCGCCAGCGTGACCCAGCCCGACGCCATCGTGGTGGGCTCCGGCGCTACCGGCGGTGTGGCTGCCATGGTGCTGGCCGAGGCGGGGTTGCGGGTGCTTGTGCTGGAGGCCGGTCCTGAGCTCTCATCCCGCCAGGCCTTCGGCAGCGAACCGCTGAATACGGCCCGACGTGTGGCCCACATCGCCAGCGGCCAGCAACGCCTGCAGCGCCACCATCCGGGCTTCTGGAAACACAATCCCCAGCTGTTTGTCGATGAGCGGCTCAATCCCTACTCCACCCCAGACGACGCCCCGTTTTTGTGGAGCCGGGGCCGGCAGGTGGGGGGCAAAAGCCTCACCTGGGGAGGCATCACCCTGCGCCTTTCCGACTACGAATTCGGTGCCGCTGAGCGCGATGGCCAGGGGGCAAGCTGGCCGATCGGCAGCACCGAGCTAGCGCCCTATTACACCCGCCTTGAGCAGTTGCTGGAGGTGCACGGCGCCTGCGACGGCCTGCCCCAGCTGCCCGATGGCCACTTCCAGGCGCCCTTGCCCTTCACCCCGGGCGAGCGCCACCTGCAGCGCCGCATCGGCGACGAGCTCGGCCTGCCCCTGATCCACTCGCGCGGTTTCAACCTGCACCGAGGTGCGGGCTGGCCCCGCTCCGCCAGCCAGGGGCGCACCTTGGCACGGGCCCTGGCAACGGGGCGCACCCAGGTGCGCAGCAACGCCGTGGTGAGCCATCTACTGCTCGACGGCGACCGGGCCCGGGGAGTGGTGCTGGTAGACGGCAAATCGGCAGCCCACGAGCGCATTGAGGCGCCCTTGGTGGTGCTCTGCGCCTCAACGATCGAGACCCTGCGGATCCTGCTGCACTCGAGCGAAGCCCACCAACGCGGCGGCCTAATCGATCCATCCGGCAGCCTCGGTCGTTATCTGATGGACCACATCTCCAGCAGTCGCTTCTTTTCGATTCCCGGGGTGCCGGCCCTGGATGGGCCCAGCGAACTTTCAGGGGCCGGTAGCTGCTTCATACCCAACACGGTCAACCTTGACGCTGGCAGCGAAGCTGATTTCTGTGGCGGCTACGGCCTCTGGACTGCCCTTCAGCGCTTTGATCCACCCGCCCTGCTGCAGCGCCGCCGTGGCGAGGCGGTTGGCTTTCTAATCGGTCACGGCGACGTGCAACCCAACGCCGACAACCAGGTGACGTTGAACGGCGAACAACTCGATGCCTGGGGGCTACCCACCGCCCACATCAACTGCCGCTGGGGGGCAAACGAGCAGCGCCTGGTGGCCCACATGCACCGGCGCATGGAGGCGGTGGTGGCAGCTGGTGGGGGGCAGATCAGGCCCATCGAAGAGCTATTTGTGCTGCCGCTGCTGGAGCCCTGGATCCGCACCAGCCTGGCGGTAAGCCCCGAGGCGCCACCACCTGGCTACTACATCCACGAACTCGGCGGCGCCCGCATGGCAAGCCAACCCGAGGCAGGTGTGGTGAATCACCTCAACCAGTGCTGGGGCGCCCCCAATGTGCTGGTAGTCGATGGGGCCTGCTGGCCCCGGGCCGGCTGGCAGAGCCCAACCCTCACTGAAATGGCCATCACCTGGCGCGCTTGCGAAGCCGCTGCCGCCAGGTTGCGCCAAGGAGCCCCATAA
- a CDS encoding universal stress protein: protein MPYSHLLVPTDGSELSGKAVQQAVALAHSLGARITFFHAQSNFPISLVGVGELVDPNTVTALVQAARHGAEQILAAAAAASQAAGVVSDQDTVVSATPYAAIVEAAGRHGADLIVMASHGRRGLEGVLLGSETHRVLTHSSCPVLVVR from the coding sequence ATGCCATACAGCCACCTGCTGGTGCCCACCGATGGCTCCGAGCTCTCAGGCAAGGCCGTGCAGCAGGCGGTGGCGCTGGCCCACAGCCTGGGAGCTCGCATCACCTTTTTCCACGCGCAATCCAACTTCCCCATCTCCCTAGTGGGCGTGGGTGAGCTGGTGGACCCCAATACGGTGACCGCCCTAGTGCAAGCCGCTCGCCATGGCGCCGAGCAAATTCTGGCGGCAGCCGCAGCCGCGTCCCAGGCCGCCGGGGTGGTCAGCGACCAGGACACCGTGGTTAGCGCCACGCCCTATGCGGCAATCGTGGAGGCGGCAGGTCGCCATGGGGCTGATCTGATTGTGATGGCATCCCATGGCCGCCGCGGCCTAGAGGGGGTGCTGCTGGGCAGCGAAACCCACCGGGTGCTTACCCACAGCAGCTGCCCGGTGCTGGTTGTGCGTTGA